From the Bombus vancouverensis nearcticus chromosome 3, iyBomVanc1_principal, whole genome shotgun sequence genome, one window contains:
- the Rpb11 gene encoding DNA-directed RNA polymerase II subunit RPB11: MNAPPTFESFLLYEGEKKIIKEQDTKVPNAAIFTVNKEDHTLGNMIRNQLLKDPQVLFAGYKVPHPLEHKFVIRIQTTSDYTPHDAFMHAITDLIAELSLFEERFKEAIKEKKEGLD; the protein is encoded by the exons ATGAATGCGCCTCCGACCTTCGAATCGTTCCTTTTATATGAAGGAGAAAAAAA AATAATCAAAGAACAAGACACTAAAGTTCCCAATGCCGCGATTTTCACTGTTAATAAGGAAGATCATACCCTTGGAAACATGATACGCAA TCAGCTACTGAAAGATCCTCAAGTCTTGTTTGCTGGATACAAAGTTCCACATCCATTAGAACACAAATTTGTAATTAGAATCCAAACTACATCAGACTATACGCCACATGATGCTTTTATGCATGCTATTACAGATCTCATAGCAGAACTCTCACTATTTGAAGAACGTTTTAAG GAAGCTATTaaggagaaaaaggaaggaCTAGATTAA
- the rl gene encoding mitogen-activated protein kinase rl isoform X2 has product MKDVYIVQCLMETDLYKLLKTQAISNDHICYFLYQILRGLKYIHSANVLHRDLKPSNLLLNTTCDLKICDFGLARVADPEHNHAGFLTEYVATRWYRAPEIMLNSKGYTKSIDIWSVGCILAEMLSRRAIFPGKHYLDQLNHILGVLGSPSPEDLECIINEKARNYLQSLPFKPKVPWTSLFPDADLRALDLLDKMLTFNPNKRIVVEDALAHPYLEQYYDPDDEPVAAEPFKFDMELDDLPKEVLKQYIFEETLLFQKNHQENVM; this is encoded by the exons ATGAAAGATGTATATATTGTTCAATGTCTAATGGAAACTGATCTATATAAACTTCTCAAAACACAG GCTATTAGTAACGATCACATATGCTATTTTCTTTACCAAATATTAAGAGGATTAAAGTACATTCACTCTGCAAATGTACTACACAGAGACTTGAAGCCAAGCAACTTGCTATTAAATACCACATGTGACCTTAAAATCTGTGATTTTGGTTTAGCTAGAGTTGCTGATCCAGAGCATAATCATGCTGGTTTTCTTACTGAATATGTAGCAACAAGGTGGTATAGAGCTCCAGAAATAATGCTTAATTCCAAG GGCTATACTAAGTCTATAGACATTTGGTCAGTTGGTTGCATTCTTGCAGAAATGCTTTCAAGGAGAGCAATATTTCCTGGCAAACACTACTTAGACCAACTGAATCATATATTAGGAGTTCTTGGATCACCATCTCCTGAGGATCTTGAGTGCatcataaatgaaaaa gCACGAAATTATCTTCAATCATTACCATTTAAACCAAAGGTTCCATGGACAAGTTTATTTCCAGATGCTGATCTTCGAGCTTTGGATTTGTTAGATAAAATGTTGACATTTAATCCTAACAAACGGATTGTTGTGGAAGATGCACTTGCGCATCCGTATTTAGAGCAATATTATGATCCAGATGACgaa CCGGTTGCAGCGGAACCGTTTAAGTTTGATATGGAGCTAGATGATCTTCCAAAAGAAGTATTGAAACAATACATCTTCGAAGAAACTCTGTTATTCCAAAAGAATCATCAAGAAAACGTTATGTAG
- the rl gene encoding mitogen-activated protein kinase rl isoform X1, with the protein MAGEGSASANPNCEVVRGQTFEVGPRYTNLSYMGEGAYGMVVSAYDNVTNTKVAIKKISPFEHQTYSQRTLREIKILTRFKHENIIDIRDILRAPTIEQMKDVYIVQCLMETDLYKLLKTQAISNDHICYFLYQILRGLKYIHSANVLHRDLKPSNLLLNTTCDLKICDFGLARVADPEHNHAGFLTEYVATRWYRAPEIMLNSKGYTKSIDIWSVGCILAEMLSRRAIFPGKHYLDQLNHILGVLGSPSPEDLECIINEKARNYLQSLPFKPKVPWTSLFPDADLRALDLLDKMLTFNPNKRIVVEDALAHPYLEQYYDPDDEPVAAEPFKFDMELDDLPKEVLKQYIFEETLLFQKNHQENVM; encoded by the exons ATGGCGGGTGAAGGTTCTGCAAGTGCGAATCCAAATTGCGAAGTCGTTCGTGGACAAACTTTCGAGGTTGGGCCACGATATACGAATTTATCGTACATGGGCGAGGGTGCCTACGGGATGGTCGT ATCTGCTTATGATAATGTAACAAACACAAAGGTagctataaaaaaaatttctccCTTTGAGCATCAGACATATAGTCAAAGAACATTAagggaaataaaaattttgactAGGTTTAAGCATGAAAAT ATAATAGATATAAGGGATATATTAAGGGCACCTACTATAGAACAAATGAAAGATGTATATATTGTTCAATGTCTAATGGAAACTGATCTATATAAACTTCTCAAAACACAG GCTATTAGTAACGATCACATATGCTATTTTCTTTACCAAATATTAAGAGGATTAAAGTACATTCACTCTGCAAATGTACTACACAGAGACTTGAAGCCAAGCAACTTGCTATTAAATACCACATGTGACCTTAAAATCTGTGATTTTGGTTTAGCTAGAGTTGCTGATCCAGAGCATAATCATGCTGGTTTTCTTACTGAATATGTAGCAACAAGGTGGTATAGAGCTCCAGAAATAATGCTTAATTCCAAG GGCTATACTAAGTCTATAGACATTTGGTCAGTTGGTTGCATTCTTGCAGAAATGCTTTCAAGGAGAGCAATATTTCCTGGCAAACACTACTTAGACCAACTGAATCATATATTAGGAGTTCTTGGATCACCATCTCCTGAGGATCTTGAGTGCatcataaatgaaaaa gCACGAAATTATCTTCAATCATTACCATTTAAACCAAAGGTTCCATGGACAAGTTTATTTCCAGATGCTGATCTTCGAGCTTTGGATTTGTTAGATAAAATGTTGACATTTAATCCTAACAAACGGATTGTTGTGGAAGATGCACTTGCGCATCCGTATTTAGAGCAATATTATGATCCAGATGACgaa CCGGTTGCAGCGGAACCGTTTAAGTTTGATATGGAGCTAGATGATCTTCCAAAAGAAGTATTGAAACAATACATCTTCGAAGAAACTCTGTTATTCCAAAAGAATCATCAAGAAAACGTTATGTAG